In a genomic window of Diadema setosum chromosome 3, eeDiaSeto1, whole genome shotgun sequence:
- the LOC140226271 gene encoding uncharacterized protein: MHTRSKSQLKVLVKTGRQNKRLKRNCSRKEKGRKENDITCMYCHKKCSSQSQLGIHLRVHTGEKPFSCQFCHMKFSSLANKNRHEGVHNGVRPYKCDECSKAFRQKAGLDEHKRIHTGDKPYPCQFCKRTFRNRSHVLAHQRYHTGYRPFKCLQCGHAFTQSQDLKYHMRMHTGERPYVCDVCQKAFTRRAIMRRHQLTHTGERPYKCDVCQKSFVQDHHLKRHSLIHTGQKPFKCKFCDAAYNAKSNLRAHERRHLGLKFKCDECGKELQHRASLVQHRRLHTGVRPFVCHHCSRAFNSHTHLKQHVRLHTGDRPFVCDVCGKCFRASSDFIVHKRIHTGERPFPCSDCGKCFIKSSALTKHKKCHAKAA, translated from the coding sequence ATGCATACAAGAAGTAAGAGTCAGTTAAAAGTCTTGGTTAAAACTGGCCGTCAAAATAAGAGATTAAAACGAAATTGTTCACGCAAAGAAAAAGGTcgtaaagaaaatgatataacaTGTATGTACTGCCACAAGAAGTGTAGTTCCCAATCACAGCTTGGCATCCACCTAAGAGTCCACACAGGTGAAAAGCCATTTTCTTGCCAATTTTgtcacatgaaattttcatctcTGGCAAATAAGAACAGACATGAAGGTGTGCACAATGGAGTGAGGCCATACAAGTGTGATGAATGCAGCAAAGCATTCAGGCAAAAGGCAGGTCTTGATGAGCATAAGAGAATTCATACCGGTGACAAGCCATATCCTTGTCAGTTTTGTAAACGTACCTTTAGGAACAGGTCACATGTGTTAGCACATCAGCGCTACCACACTGGGTATCGTCCCTTTAAGTGCTTGCAGTGTGGACATGCCTTCACTCAGAGTCAGGATCTCAAGTACCACATGCGCATGCACACTGGTGAGCGCCCCTATGTCTGTGACGTCTGCCAGAAGGCTTTCACGCGCCGTGCAATTATGCGGCGCCACCAGTTGACCCACACTGGAGAACGTCCGTACAAATGTGATGTTTGCCAAAAGTCATTTGTACAGGACCACCATCTGAAGAGGCATTCTTTGATTCATACAGGCCAGAAGCCATTCAAATGTAAATTTTGTGACGCTGCCTACAATGCCAAGTCTAACCTGCGTGCACATGAACGGCGCCATCTGGGGTTGAAGTTTAAGTGTGATGAATGCGGTAAAGAGCTGCAGCATCGGGCATCATTGGTCCAGCATCGTCGTCTTCATACTGGCGTTCGACCATTCGTCTGCCATCATTGCAGCCGAGCATTCAACTCACACACCCACCTCAAACAGCATGTGCGCTTGCACACTGGTGACCGCCCCTTTGTTTGTGATGTCTGCGGCAAGTGTTTTAGGGCTAGTAGTGATTTTATTGTTCACAAACGCATCCACACTGGAGAGCGGCCATTTCCCTGCAGTGACTGTGGAAAATGCTTCATAAAAAGCAGTGCTCTTACCAAGCATAAGAAATGTCATGCTAAGGCAGCCTAA